A single Pristis pectinata isolate sPriPec2 chromosome 6, sPriPec2.1.pri, whole genome shotgun sequence DNA region contains:
- the abhd14b gene encoding protein ABHD14B, whose amino-acid sequence MAAAEIKEGKVELEGQELFYRWASPTEQPPKLSVLLLHGIRFSSETWLNLRTLHKLAEAGYQAVAIDLPGLGNSKEFTAPASVGDLAPDSFLLNVLKGLELGPVVIISPSLSGMYSLPFLFSHNDMVKGFIPVAPICTEKFSTEQYRNVQIPTLIVYGSEDKPMGEASFNNLRHLSNHKVHIMKEAPHACYLSNPDEWHQTVLEFLQSLS is encoded by the exons ATGGCTGCTGCTGAGATTAAGGAAGGCAAGGTGGAGCTCGAAGGACAGGAGCTGTTTTACAGATGGGCGAGTCCCACTGAGCAGCCCCCCAAACTCTCTGTCCTGCTGCTCCATGGCATTCGTTTCTCCTCTGAGACCTGGCTGAACCTTAGAACACTCCACAAACTGGCAGAGGCAGGGTACCAGGCAGTGGCTATTGATCTACCAG gCCTGGGTAACTCTAAAGAATTCACTGCTCCTGCCAGTGTCGGGGATCTCGCTCCTGACAGTTTCCTCTTGAATGTACTGAAGGGTTTAGAGCTGGGCCCAGTGGTGATAATCAGCCCATCGCTGAGCGGAATGTATTCACTGCCGTTCCTGTTTAGCCACAATGATATGGTGAAGGGGTTCATCCCTGTGGCCCCCATCTGCACTGAGAAGTTCTCCACTGAGCAGTACAGGAATGTACAG ATCCCAACGTTGATAGTCTACGGTAGTGAGGATAAGCCAATGGGAGAGGCATCATTCAACAATCTGAGACACTTGTCTAACCACAAGGTGCATATAATGAAGGAGGCACCACATGCCTGCTACCTCAGTAATCCTGACGAGTGGCATCAAACAGTGCTGGAGTTTCTACAGAGTCTGTCCTAA